GTGTTTGTTATTATTTTGATAGGGAGAAAGCAGTATTTTCAGGAGATACGCTTTTTGAGCTTTCCATCGGTCGTACCGATTTTCCTTACGGGGATATGGATATGCTTATTAGCTCTATTAAAAATAAATTGTTTTCTTTGGGAGACGATGTAACAGTATATCCGGGACACGGTGAAAAAACAAACATCAGAAAAGAAAGAGAAAATAATATGTTTCTTAAATAAAAAAAGGGTGCTGAAAGCACCCCTTTTAATTTAGTTGACTTCTACAACTTCAACGTTAAATGTCAGTTTTCTTCCTGCTAATGGATGATTAAAGTCAATTTTCACATTATCATCGTTAAGCTCTTTAACAAGTCCTCTGAAATTCTGCTCGTTTTCGTCAGTAAGGTCAATATACATGCCTTCCTGAATATTTTCGTCAAGGTTAATATTTTGTCTTGGAATATCTGTTATGGCATCTTCCTGAATTTCGCCGAAAGCCTGCTCAGGAGTCAGCTCAACAGATTTTTCTTCACCTTCTTTCATTCCCACCAGCTCTTTCTCCAAATCCGGCAGAAGCTGTTTCTCTCCAAGCTGCACAGTAAGAGGTTCTTCCTCTTTGGTTGAATCAACCACTGTTCCGTCTTCGATAGTTACCGTGTAATGAAAGGTAACTTTTGAATTGTTTCCTGCTTCCATCTTACACCTCTTTATTTGATTGCTGTTTCGAACGTTCCCACAATTGATAAAAACCTTTATCAAAGACAGGATTAATGTGAACACAGCTAAATTATACACCCTTTTCAGGGCGTTGGTCACTAAACTAACACCTGATTTATAAAAATCAATAGCGAATTTAAAATTAAAATGTTGAATTAAGACCTTTGAATAACTCAGGAAGCGCGGCTTTAGCCGGGCAAGCGTTCTTTTGAAATTCAGTATTCACAGGCCTGCGGGACTAAAGTAATGTATCCCACTAGCATCGGTCGAAGACCGATTAGCAGCTATGTAAATAGCTAAATTGAATGTTTGACAACATATTTACCAGTCTAAAAGTCTGGTGTTAGACGAAGTCAATCAATTTGTGATACACAATATATTTACCAGCCTCCGGCTGGTGCTACCCACTTCCTAAAACATGGAAAACAAATTATTCAAAGTTCTTAAATTGTGATTTCTAAGCTTTTGAAATAATAATTCTGAATTATCAGCCTTTATACGCTTTCTTTCCTGAGACGGTTGGATAAAATATGAGCAATTCTGGTGGGTTCCGGTATTCTGTAACCCCGGGCACATTTCAAAATTATATTTATACTGTCCTGAGTGTCAATCAAATTACCCGGGGATATGAAGACAGGGTTTACATTGTTTTTAGTTCTGACTACGGCACCTACTTCTTTATGTTTGTAATGCATGATGCTGAAGCTGCCTTTAATCAAGCCGGGTTCTTGATATTCCCCTACAAGTCTGTTCTTGGCGCAGCCAATAGAAACTTTGTTGAAAACAACACCGAAATGGGAAGCAAGCCCCAGAAAACGCGGATGAGCTATGCCCTGTGAATCCAGTATATAAATATCAGGCTCATAACTGAGCTTCTGCATTGTTTTGTAAATGATTGGAAGTTCCCTGAAGGAAAGCAGGCCGGGGATATATGGCAGTTTGATCTTTTGGGTATGAAATGCTTTCTGAATGAGATGCATGTCACTGTTTAAAACTGCTATGCAGCAAAATCCCATTCCCGTCTTCCGCTCAAATGAAACATCAATTCCAGCTACAAGTTTTGGTTTTGTATTTTCCAGTGGACAAATTTTTACTTTTTCTGCTAATTTTATTTGCAGTTTTCTTAAATGTGAGTACATATAGTAAATCTATAGTTTTATTCTTTGCAAAAAGAAAGTAAAAATGATTATTCGAGAGTTTTGGATAATTTTGGAAGCAGGGCTTCAGCCCCGCAGGTGTAAGGTGACTCTGTTTGAAAACAAAATGTACCCCCTCTGCATCTCCCCCTAATATGGGGGGAGAAGAAAGTCCCGGTCACTTATTCAAAACTCTCATAATGTATTGAGGTGGTAAAATGAAAATAGGTTTAAGTCTGGGGAGCGGAGCAGCAAGGGGCCTTTCACATATCGGACTGCTTAAAGCTTTTGAGGAGGAAGAAATCGTTCCTTACGCAATAAGCGGAAGCAGTATGGGGGCACTTATAGGGGGTGCCTATGCGGCCGGATATGATA
The nucleotide sequence above comes from Flexistipes sp.. Encoded proteins:
- a CDS encoding FKBP-type peptidyl-prolyl cis-trans isomerase; this encodes MEAGNNSKVTFHYTVTIEDGTVVDSTKEEEPLTVQLGEKQLLPDLEKELVGMKEGEEKSVELTPEQAFGEIQEDAITDIPRQNINLDENIQEGMYIDLTDENEQNFRGLVKELNDDNVKIDFNHPLAGRKLTFNVEVVEVN
- a CDS encoding endonuclease V, whose amino-acid sequence is MYSHLRKLQIKLAEKVKICPLENTKPKLVAGIDVSFERKTGMGFCCIAVLNSDMHLIQKAFHTQKIKLPYIPGLLSFRELPIIYKTMQKLSYEPDIYILDSQGIAHPRFLGLASHFGVVFNKVSIGCAKNRLVGEYQEPGLIKGSFSIMHYKHKEVGAVVRTKNNVNPVFISPGNLIDTQDSINIILKCARGYRIPEPTRIAHILSNRLRKESV